The following proteins are co-located in the Solanum pennellii chromosome 1, SPENNV200 genome:
- the LOC107007873 gene encoding hypersensitive-induced response protein 1-like has translation MGQAFGCIQVDQSTVAIKENFGKYDDVLGPGFHFMPWCFGSQLAGYLSLRVQQLDITCESKTKDNVFVTLVASIQYRALADKAADAFYKLSNTKEQIQAYVFDVIRATIPTLELDKVFEQKTEIAKTVGERLEKVMSLYGYEIVQTLIVDVEPHDQVKSSMNEINAASRLREAAFEKAEGEKILQIKQAEGEAESKYLAGLGIARQRQAIIEGLKDSVIGFSTSVPGASTKDVMDMILITQYFDTMKEISVSSNTSAVFIPHEPEDLPSVQR, from the exons ATGGGACAAGCTTTTGGTTGTATTCAAGTGGATCAATCCACAGTTGCTATTAAGGAAAATTTTGGCAAGTATGATGATGTTCTTGGTCCTGGATTTCACTTCATGCCTTGGTGTTTTGGAAGTCAATTAGCTGGTTATCTTTCACTTAGAGTCCAACAACTTGACATTACATGTGAATCCAAGACTAAG GATAATGTTTTTGTGACTTTGGTTGCTTCAATCCAATATAGAGCTTTGGCAGACAAGGCAGCTGATGCTTTCTATAAACTAAGCAACACAAAGGAGCAGATTCAAGCATATGTCTTTGATG TTATTAGGGCAACTATTCCAACATTGGAGCTGGATAAAGTTTTTGAACAGAAAACTGAGATAGCGAAAACAGTAGGGGAGCGACTCGAAAAG GTTATGTCTCTTTATGGATATGAGATAGTTCAGACTCTTATTGTAGATGTTGAACCACatgatcaagtgaaaagttCAATGAATGAGATTAATGCAG CTTCAAGATTGAGAGAAGCTGCATTTGAGAAAGCAGAAGGAGAGAAGATTCTGCAGATAAAGCAAGCAGAGGGAGAAGCAGAATCGAAGTACTTAGCAGGGCTAGGAATTGCTCGTCAACGACAAGCTATCATAGAAGGGCTCAAAGATAGTGTTATTGGCTTCTCTACTAGTGTTCCAGGAGCATCAACAAAGGATGTCATGGACATGATTTTGATCACCCAATACTTTGATACAATGAAAGAGATAAGTGTCTCATCTAATACATCTGCTGTTTTCATTCCTCATGAGCCAGAGGATCTGCCTTCTGTACAGAGGTAA
- the LOC107008262 gene encoding probable serine/threonine-protein kinase PIX7 encodes MGLGGDGVKGRSWDVEKSKGRKKKEGDEEETGCWMKLRFISSCISSRSKVDNSISGISTRCESKSTNDTSIDQPVAPIISSTTTSNAESNSSTSKLEEELKVFAQLRKFTFNDLKLATRNFRPESLLGEGGFGCVFKGWIEENGTAPVKPGTGLTVAVKTLNHDGLQGHKEWLAEVNFLGDLIHPNLVKLIGYCIEDDQRLLVYEFMPRGSLENHLFRRSLPLPWSIRMKIALGAAKGLAFLHEEAERPVIYRDFKTSNILLDADYNAKLSDFGLAKDAPEGDKTHVSTRVMGTYGYAAPEYVMTGHLTSKSDVYSFGVVLLEMMTGRRSMDKNRPNGEHNLVEWARPHLGERRRFYKLIDPRLEGHFSIKGAQKAAQLAARCLSRDPKVRPMMSDVVEALKPLPNLKDMASSSYYFQTTQADRVGSSPSPNTRNVLRTQGSFSRNGQQQPPRSLSIPNGSHASPYRHQLSQNSPNPNGKP; translated from the exons ATGGGATTAGGTGGTGATGGTGTAAAAGGGAGGTCTTGGGATGTAGAGAAATCAAAGGgaaggaagaaaaaagaaggGGATGAGGAGGAGACTGGCTGCTGGATGAAGTTGAGGTTTATTAGTAGCTGTATTTCCTCAAGATCTAAAGTTGATAACTCCATCAGTGGCATCAGCACTCGCTGTG AAAGTAAATCGACAAATGATACAAGCATAGACCAGCCTGTTGCTCCAATTATCTCATCCACAACCACAAGTAATGCTGAAAGTAACTCTTCCACTTCCAAACTCGAAGAGGAACTTAAGGTTTTTGCGCAGCTTCGGAAGTTCACATTTAATGATTTGAAGTTGGCTACAAGAAACTTTAGACCAGAATCCCTTCTTGGTGAAGGGGGTTTTGGTTGTGTCTTTAAGGGTTGGATTGAAGAGAATGGGACGGCACCTGTTAAACCAGGAACAGGGCTTACTGTTGCTGTGAAAACTCTAAATCATGATGGACTACAGGGTCACAAAGAATGGCTG GCGGAAGTAAATTTCCTTGGCGATCTCATTCATCCCAATTTGGTTAAACTAATTGGTTACTGTATTGAAGATGATCAGAGGTTGCTGGTTTATGAATTTATGCCTCGAGGAAGCTTGGAAAACCATCTGTTCAGGA GGTCCCTGCCTCTTCCGTGGTCCATCCGCATGAAGATAGCATTGGGTGCAGCAAAAGGTCTTGCTTTTCTTCACGAGGAAGCAGAAAGACCAGTGATATACCGTGATTTCAAAACGTCCAACATTCTTCTAGATGCG GATTACAATGCCAAACTTTCTGATTTTGGACTTGCCAAAGATGCTCCAGAGGGCGACAAGACCCATGTTTCTACTCGTGTCATGGGAACATATGGTTATGCAGCTCCAGAGTATGTGATGACAG GACATTTGACATCAAAGAGTGATGTCTACAGTTTCGGTGTAGTTCTGCTTGAAATGATGACAGGTAGGAGATCCATGGACAAGAACCGGCCAAACGGTGAACACAACCTTGTTGAGTGGGCACGGCCACATTTGGGTGAAAGAAGAAGGTTTTATAAATTGATAGATCCTAGACTTGAAGGCCATTTTTCTATAAAAGGTGCACAGAAAGCTGCACAGCTGGCTGCACGATGCCTTAGCCGGGATCCCAAAGTCAGACCTATGATGAGTGATGTTGTTGAAGCCTTGAAGCCTTTGCCAAACCTCAAGGACATGGCCAGCTCCTCCTACTATTTCCAGACGACACAAGCAGACCGAGTTGGATCAAGCCCAAGCCCTAATACAAGAAATGTCCTTAGAACGCAAGGATCGTTCTCAAGGAATGGACAACAACAACCACCAAGAAGCCTTTCGATTCCAAATGGTTCTCATGCTTCTCCATACCGTCATCAACTTTCTCAGAACTCGCCAAATCCAAATGGCAAACCATAG
- the LOC114075609 gene encoding uncharacterized protein LOC114075609 translates to MKLVPLGAAPLPEANVVGARDQSEVKRDDHRGYNNARGCDKDKRRYTNRRGGGHNKRENNMSSQNNPSKSNCRRCGMKGHWKNECRTHEHFVRLYQNSFKKEGNKSGASSFNARAESHMTLKDDDKPGTSQKYDKDVEANLALKDDVFYGLGDIIHMEVDDFFGD, encoded by the coding sequence atgaagctCGTCCCACTAGGAGCTGCTCCATTACCGGAGGCAAATGTGGTGGGAGCACGTGATCAATCTGAAGTAAAAAGAGATGATCATCGGGGCTATAATAATGCACGGGGATGTGACAAAGATAAGAGACGATACACTAATCGTCGAGGTGGTGGTCATAATAAAAGGGAGAACAACATGAGTTCTCAAAATAACCCCTCAAAAAGTAATTGTCGTCGTTGTGGCATGAAAGGCCATTGGAAGAATGAATGTCGCACACATGAGCATTTTGTAAGGCTCTATCAAAATTCCTTTAAAAAGGAAGGAAATAAAAGTGGTGCTTCCTCTTTCAATGCTCGAGCTGAGTCACATATGACTCTTAAAGATGATGATAAGCCGGGAACATCTCAAAAATATGATAAGGATGTTGAAGCAAATTTGGCTTTAAAGGATGATGTTTTTTATGGCCTTGGTGACATTATTCATATGGAAGTTGATGACTTCTTTGGAGATTGA